ATAAACATCTCTATATTCATGCACACGTCGACGTGCTCCAGCACCAGTAATCCATTTTGAATTTCCACTATATGTAGCAATTTTGCCATCTAAAGTCATTGCTGTTTTTAATGTAACAAACGGAAGCTGACATGAAATCCACTTAATAAAAGCTTCATTCATTTTAGCTGCTTCAGCAGCTAAAACATCCTCAATGACCTCAATCCCAGCAGCCCGCAATTTAGCCAAACCTTTGCCTGCAACCAAAGGATTGGGGTCATTCATTGCGACAACCACTTTCTTTACTTTAGCCTGAATAAGAGCTTCAGTACAAGGCCCTGTTCGACCATAGTGGGAACAGGGTTCTAAAGTTACGTAAACGGTAGCGCCTTCTGCTAAATTGCCCGCTTGAGCAAGAGCATGAACTTCAGCGTGCGGTGTTCCAGCCTTACGATGCCACCCTTGGCCAACAACTCGGCCCTGATTGACAATGACTGCTCCTACCATTGGATTCGGGCTTGTACGTCCAATTGCATATTGAGCAATCTGTAAAGCTTGCCTCATATACTGTTCATCCATAAGCGACCTCCGAACTAGCAAAAATAATAGCTGTCAAAAAGTAATCACTTTTTAACAGCCATAGAGTACGAAAATAGACATGACAAATAGATATTACGCAATAATTGCCTAATACTTTGCCTTTTCCCATCCAGACTTTACTGTCGACTCCGGAATTACGCCGGATCTGCCAATCGGCTCGCGGGCTATACCGCCGGTCAGGAATTAAAAGAAAACTCTTTTTCACCTTGCCCCAAAGGCTGCTATCATTACTATTAAATTCTTAATAAAATTAATATTACCACTGAAATTTATAATAATCAAGTATTCTTCGTGATAAAATTGCTTCACATCCAACCTGACTATTCTTACAAAACAAAGTTAAACAGGCGCCTAGCCTCGATTATTCTTGAGAATCTGAATAGTCCGAACCATATCCGCAGAACCGTAAATGGCTGATCCTGCAACGAGAATGTTTGCTCCAGCAGCAACAACCTGTGCTGCTGTTCCTTCATTGATACCACCGTCTACTTGAATATCGGCAGCTAGATCCCGCTCATTAAGCAAAGTTCGTAATCTTTCTATCTTATTGAGTGCCGAAGAAATAAACTTTTGACCACCGAATCCAGGATTTACACTCATGATCAATATCATATCCAATTCATCAAGAATTTCTTCAATAGTACTAAGCGGCGTAGAAGGATTTAGCGCAACTGCCGCTTTAACCCCTAATTCTTTAACATTTTGGATCAAACGATGTAAATGCGGAGATGTTTCGGCATGCAAAGTAATAATATCGGCCCCAGCTTTAACAAATGGATCAATTAAATCCTGAGGATTTTTTACCATTAAATGAACATCAAAAGGTAATTGGGTTACTTTGCGTAATGCAGCAATCACAGGTGGCCCGAAAGTCAAATTGGGAACAAAATGCCCATCCATAACATCTATGTGAATCATATCAGCACCAGCAGCTTCTACTTTTTTAATTTCATCACCTAACTGCGAAAAGTCGGCTGACAGTATTGACGGTGCTATCTTAATCATCTCTAAAACCCTTTCTTTGCTTCTTTAATTTCCGCGAGCACTTCAAGATAAGAATCGTAACGCTGCTGCGCAATTCGTCCATCTAAAACAGCTTGCTTAACTGCGCACTGCGGCTCTTTAAAATGCAAGCATGTATTGAACTTGCATTCACTTGATACTTTAGCTAGCTCTGGAAAACAATACATCAGTTCTGCTTCCGACACATCATTAAATTCAGTAAAGCTGAATCCAGGCGTATCTACTACAAAGCCGCCTCCAGCTAAAGGTAACAGTTCAGCAAATCGGGTCGTATGTTTTCCACGCCCGATTTTCTCACTGACCTCTCCTGTTGTTAACTGCAAACCAGGCTCAATAGCATTTAAAATTGTTGATTTGCCAGCTCCTGATGGCCCTGCAAATACCGATATCTGACCAAACAACTTTTCTTTTAACTGAGAGATTCCTATATTATGCTTTGCTGATAAAGTTAGTACCGGATAGCCAATATTTTGGTATAACTCAGCCAGAGACAGGATTTCACTCATATCAGTTAAGTCAACTTTATTGATGCAGATAACAATCTCTAACCCGGAAAGTTCAGCTAAAACAAGAAATCTATCAACTAGTACGGAATTGATATCAGGATTAACCGCCGCAAATGTTAAAATAACCTGATTAACATTTGCAACCATTGGCCGCCTTAGCATACTGC
This portion of the Sporomusaceae bacterium FL31 genome encodes:
- the rpe gene encoding ribulose-phosphate 3-epimerase, producing MIKIAPSILSADFSQLGDEIKKVEAAGADMIHIDVMDGHFVPNLTFGPPVIAALRKVTQLPFDVHLMVKNPQDLIDPFVKAGADIITLHAETSPHLHRLIQNVKELGVKAAVALNPSTPLSTIEEILDELDMILIMSVNPGFGGQKFISSALNKIERLRTLLNERDLAADIQVDGGINEGTAAQVVAAGANILVAGSAIYGSADMVRTIQILKNNRG
- the rsgA gene encoding putative ribosome biogenesis GTPase RsgA, which translates into the protein MCTLRGRFKKERFSLLVGDEVDYIMTGEDKGVIEHILPRRSMLRRPMVANVNQVILTFAAVNPDINSVLVDRFLVLAELSGLEIVICINKVDLTDMSEILSLAELYQNIGYPVLTLSAKHNIGISQLKEKLFGQISVFAGPSGAGKSTILNAIEPGLQLTTGEVSEKIGRGKHTTRFAELLPLAGGGFVVDTPGFSFTEFNDVSEAELMYCFPELAKVSSECKFNTCLHFKEPQCAVKQAVLDGRIAQQRYDSYLEVLAEIKEAKKGF